The Argonema galeatum A003/A1 genome includes a region encoding these proteins:
- a CDS encoding DUF29 domain-containing protein has translation MDTKPIASSQTTSNLYDKDFYAWTQEQAKLLQAGGWESLDIVNLVEEIESLGKQVRQELRNRLGVLLGHLLKWQFQPNKRSKSWFFTLREQRRRILQHLDENPSLKPYLPEALQKAYEDGIDLAARETSLTDEDFPAECPYSIEQVLDATFFPGESIESGRNWVVEN, from the coding sequence ATGGATACAAAACCGATCGCATCCTCACAGACAACCTCCAATCTCTACGACAAAGATTTCTATGCTTGGACGCAGGAACAAGCAAAACTGCTGCAAGCAGGAGGATGGGAATCTCTGGATATTGTCAATTTGGTTGAGGAAATAGAATCTTTGGGAAAGCAAGTACGTCAGGAATTAAGAAATCGATTGGGTGTTCTACTCGGTCATTTGCTCAAATGGCAATTTCAACCCAACAAACGATCTAAAAGCTGGTTTTTCACATTGCGGGAACAACGTCGCAGAATTCTTCAACACTTGGATGAAAATCCCAGCTTGAAACCCTATCTTCCAGAAGCGTTGCAAAAAGCTTATGAAGATGGGATCGATCTAGCTGCACGCGAGACATCCCTCACTGACGAAGATTTTCCGGCTGAGTGTCCTTACTCCATTGAGCAAGTTCTAGATGCTACTTTTTTCCCAGGAGAATCAATTGAATCGGGTCGTAACTGGGTGGTAGAAAATTGA